A part of Procambarus clarkii isolate CNS0578487 chromosome 21, FALCON_Pclarkii_2.0, whole genome shotgun sequence genomic DNA contains:
- the LOC138367004 gene encoding mucin-6-like — protein MLNPKPATPSTCYTLNLLHLQPPTPSTSYTLNLLHPQLATPSACHTLNRLHPQPVTPSTCCILKQIHPQPATPSSGYTPNLLHLNQLHPQPATPAAGYTPQAATPSTCYTPSAGYTFNLLHPQAASPSTCYTQPASPSSGYTLNLLHRQTATPSAGYTPQSATPSASYTLNLLHPQAATPSTCYTLNRLHPQLVTPSTSYTLSGLHPQPATLSTSYALNQLHPQPATPSTCYTLSGYTLNLLHPQPATPSPATPSTGYTLNQLHPQPATPSTATPSTCYTLSGLHPQPATPSTCYTLSGLHPQPATPSTGYTLNRLHPQPATPSTSYTLTSYTLNLLHTQPATHSTGFTLNLLYLQLATPSTCNSLNRLHPQPELHSQPATPSSGYSLKLQHPQQTTPSTCYTLNWLHPQLATPSTGYTLNRLHPQPATPSSSYTPSTATPSTSYTLNRLHPQQATPSSCYTLNLLHPQPASPSIGYTLNRLHHQLATPSTGYTLNLLHP, from the coding sequence aTGCTAAACCctaaacctgctacaccctcaacctgctacaccctcaacctgctacaccttcaacctcctacaccctcaacctcctacaccctcaacctgttacACCCTCAACTTGCTACACCCTCAGCCTgccacaccctcaaccggctacaccctcaaccggttacaccctcaacctgctgcaTCCTCAAGCagatacaccctcaacctgctacaccctcaagcgGCTACACCCCTAACCTGCTACACCTCAATCAGCTACACCCGCAGCCGGCTACACCCGCAGCCGGCTACACCCCTCaagcggctacaccctcaacctgctacacaccCTCAGCCGGCTACAccttcaacctgctacaccctcaagcagcttcaccctcaacctgctacactcagccggcTTCACCCTCAAGTGGCTACactctcaacctgctacaccgtcAGACGGCTACACCCTCAGCAGGGTACACCCCTCAATCTGCTACACCCTCAGCCagttacaccctcaacctgctacaccctcaagcggctacaccctcaacctgctacaccctcaaccggttaCACCCTCAACTagttacaccctcaaccagctatacCCTCAgtgggctacaccctcaacctgctacactctCAACCAGCTAcgccctcaaccagctacaccctcaaccagctacaccctcaacctgctatacCCTCagtggctacaccctcaacctgctacaccctcaaccggctacaccctcaccggctacaccctcaaccggctacaccctcaaccagctacaccctcaaccagctacaccctcaacagctacaccctcaacctgctatacCCTCAgtgggctacaccctcaaccagctacaccctcaacctgctatacCCTCAgtgggctacaccctcaacctgctacaccctcaaccggctacaccctcaaccggctacaccctcaaccggctacaccctcaaccagctacaccctcaccaGTTACACCCTAAACCTGCTACACACTCAGCCAGCTACACACTCAACCGGcttcaccctcaacctgctatacCTTCAACTGGCTACTCCCTCAACCTGCAactccctcaaccggctacaccctcaaccggagcTGCactctcaaccggctacaccctcaagcgGCTACAGCCTCAAACTGCAACATCCTCAACaaactacaccctcaacctgttacaccctcaactggctacaccctcaacttgCTACACCTTCAACCGGCTACactctcaaccggctacaccctcaacctgctacaccctcatccAGCTATACACCTTCaacagctacaccctcaaccagctacacactCAACCGGCTACATCCTCAACAGGCTACACCCTcatcctgctacaccctcaacctgctacaccctcaacctgcttcaCCCTCaatcggctacaccctcaaccggttaCACCATCAACTGGCTACACCCtccaccggctacaccctcaacctgctacacccttaa